The Amycolatopsis sp. DG1A-15b genome window below encodes:
- a CDS encoding MFS transporter: MTVLLERPKTRRPGRLLAAAQLAGSLGDGAFLTCSVLFFTRIAGLTPAQVGLGLSLGWAVGSVAGAPLGRLADRHGARGSAVLLALATGTSILAFLVVRSPVMFVLAACLYGSCQTGLAAVRQALLAALADPQRRTRIRAHLQSAGNAGLAVGAGLGGLALSADTASAYLTVFVLDAAAFVVTAALLHALPAVPRTASPRTGAPKSAVLRDRPYALVTLLNAILLLRMPLLSVAIPLWIVERTAAPGWTVSALFVLNTVVVVVLQVRVAGRLTTLGSAARMVRRSGVVLLASCVAFALSALGTAPAVAFAVLVAGALVQVLGEMLQSAGSWEIGFALAPADKQGEYQGFFGTGVSAARAVGPVLLSTVVIGGGFAGWLLLGAVFAAAGWAMGPAVRWAATTRPAAR, translated from the coding sequence ATGACAGTGCTTCTCGAACGGCCGAAGACCCGGCGGCCCGGCCGTCTGCTCGCCGCCGCCCAGCTGGCCGGCTCGCTCGGCGACGGCGCGTTCCTGACCTGCTCGGTGCTGTTCTTCACGCGGATCGCCGGGCTGACGCCGGCGCAGGTGGGGCTCGGGCTCTCGCTCGGCTGGGCGGTGGGCTCGGTCGCGGGTGCGCCGCTCGGGCGCCTCGCCGACCGCCACGGGGCCCGCGGTTCGGCGGTGCTGCTGGCGCTGGCGACGGGCACGTCGATCCTGGCGTTCCTCGTCGTGCGCTCGCCGGTGATGTTCGTGCTGGCCGCGTGCCTCTACGGCAGCTGCCAGACCGGGCTGGCCGCGGTCCGCCAGGCACTGCTGGCCGCGCTCGCCGACCCGCAGCGGCGGACGCGCATCCGGGCCCACCTGCAGTCCGCGGGCAACGCGGGGCTCGCCGTCGGCGCCGGGCTGGGCGGCCTCGCCCTCTCGGCCGACACGGCTTCGGCGTACCTGACGGTCTTCGTCCTCGACGCGGCGGCCTTCGTCGTGACGGCGGCGCTGCTGCACGCTCTCCCCGCGGTCCCGCGGACGGCGTCGCCGCGCACGGGGGCACCGAAGTCCGCCGTGCTGCGCGACCGGCCTTACGCGCTGGTGACGCTGCTCAACGCGATCCTGCTGCTGCGCATGCCGCTGCTGAGCGTCGCGATCCCGCTGTGGATCGTCGAGCGCACCGCGGCGCCGGGTTGGACGGTGTCGGCGTTGTTCGTGCTCAACACGGTCGTGGTGGTGGTCCTGCAGGTCCGCGTCGCGGGTCGCCTGACGACCCTCGGCTCGGCGGCGCGGATGGTGCGCCGGTCGGGCGTGGTGCTCCTGGCCTCCTGCGTGGCGTTCGCGCTGTCGGCGCTGGGGACGGCACCGGCGGTGGCGTTCGCGGTGCTGGTCGCCGGGGCGCTGGTGCAGGTGCTCGGCGAGATGCTCCAGTCGGCGGGCTCGTGGGAGATCGGCTTCGCGCTGGCCCCGGCGGACAAGCAGGGCGAGTACCAGGGCTTCTTCGGCACGGGCGTGTCGGCGGCCCGTGCGGTCGGTCCGGTCCTGCTGAGCACGGTGGTGATCGGCGGGGGCTTCGCGGGCTGGCTGCTGCTGGGGGCGGTGTTCGCGGCGGCGGGCTGGGCGATGGGCCCGGCGGTCCGCTGGGCGGCCACGACCCGCCCGGCTGCTCGCTGA
- a CDS encoding PLP-dependent aminotransferase family protein codes for MDFHVSLAGRGDLSVRIYRQLRDAVLDGRLRAGERLPPTRELARRLAVSRNTVAVAYDRLTADGFLTGRVGAGTYVSGELPAPKPRAAPSQNGPRPRAVWRSLPAPAAVAPAPVFDFRVGIPDATLFPLDTWRRLLARELRDSAGFAHYAEPGGHPGLRAAIARHVGVSRSVRADADDVLVTQGAQQALDLLCRVLLEPGDRVAIEEPGYRMAKLLFASHGADVVGVPVDGEGLDVAALPPRTKLVYVTPSHQFPLGTPMSLARRTALLAWAARAGAVVVEDDYDSEFRFSDRPLEPLQSLDRDGRVAYVGSFSKTLLPMLRLGFLIAPASLRDALHHARQLSGWHGDLPAQAALAGFIDEGLFARHLRRATKVYADRHERITTTLERVFAGRLSAVPSAAGLHLCALGEDGTDLEPIAARAAAAGAAIQTLSDLCGGFPRQGVVLGYGSIPLASIDAGLAVLDAAWGSA; via the coding sequence ATGGACTTCCACGTCAGCCTGGCCGGCCGTGGCGACCTCAGCGTCCGCATCTACCGCCAGCTGCGCGACGCCGTCCTGGACGGGAGGCTGCGGGCGGGGGAGCGGCTGCCGCCGACCCGGGAGCTCGCGCGGCGCCTGGCCGTCTCGCGCAACACCGTCGCCGTCGCCTACGACCGCCTCACCGCCGACGGCTTCCTCACCGGCCGCGTCGGCGCCGGGACGTACGTCAGCGGGGAACTCCCGGCGCCGAAACCGCGCGCCGCGCCGTCGCAGAACGGGCCGCGGCCGAGGGCGGTGTGGCGGTCACTGCCGGCCCCGGCCGCCGTGGCCCCCGCCCCGGTGTTCGACTTCCGCGTGGGCATCCCCGACGCCACGCTGTTCCCCCTGGACACCTGGCGGCGGCTGCTCGCGCGGGAACTGCGTGACAGTGCCGGGTTCGCGCACTACGCCGAGCCCGGCGGCCACCCCGGGCTGCGCGCGGCGATCGCCCGGCACGTCGGCGTTTCGCGTTCGGTCCGCGCCGACGCCGACGACGTGCTCGTCACCCAAGGCGCGCAGCAGGCCCTGGACCTGCTCTGCCGGGTGCTGCTCGAACCCGGCGACCGCGTCGCGATCGAGGAACCCGGCTACCGGATGGCGAAGCTGCTCTTCGCCTCGCACGGCGCCGACGTCGTCGGAGTGCCGGTGGACGGCGAAGGCCTCGACGTCGCCGCGCTGCCGCCGCGCACGAAACTGGTGTACGTCACGCCGTCGCACCAGTTCCCGCTCGGCACCCCGATGTCCCTCGCCCGCCGCACGGCGCTGCTGGCGTGGGCGGCCCGCGCCGGCGCGGTCGTCGTCGAGGACGACTACGACAGCGAATTCCGGTTCTCCGACCGGCCCCTGGAACCGTTGCAGAGCCTGGACCGCGACGGCCGGGTGGCTTACGTCGGCTCGTTCTCGAAGACCCTGCTTCCCATGCTGCGCCTGGGTTTCCTGATCGCCCCGGCATCGCTGCGCGACGCGCTGCACCACGCCCGGCAGCTGTCGGGCTGGCACGGCGACCTGCCCGCACAGGCCGCGCTGGCCGGGTTCATCGACGAAGGCCTGTTCGCCCGCCACCTCCGCCGCGCGACGAAGGTCTACGCGGACCGCCACGAGCGCATCACGACGACTCTGGAACGGGTTTTCGCGGGACGTCTCAGCGCGGTGCCGTCGGCGGCGGGCCTGCACCTGTGTGCCCTGGGCGAGGACGGCACCGACCTGGAGCCGATCGCGGCCCGCGCGGCCGCGGCCGGGGCAGCGATCCAGACGCTTTCCGATCTGTGCGGTGGTTTCCCGCGCCAAGGCGTGGTCCTCGGCTACGGCTCGATCCCCTTGGCGAGCATCGACGCCGGGCTCGCGGTGCTGGACGCGGCCTGGGGTTCGGCGTAG
- a CDS encoding MFS transporter: MTDTAPKPGLVLLVVSTAAFLASLDTFIVTIAFPGIRAAFPGDDLATMSWVLNGYTVLFAACLAPAGRLADRYGRRRLFLAGVAVFTLASAACAAAPTIDVLIAFRAVQAIGAALVMPTSLALLLTAFPPHRRPMAVGVWASVGAAAAALGPPVGGLLVEASWRWVFLVNLPICAVTLLAGPRVLRESRDTSTGVPDLLGAAGLLVGVGASAYALVEASDRGWGARPVLLAFAVAAVALAWVPLRSARHPVPVLDLPALRVPTLWLACLTTGVFAAGFAAMLFGNVLFLTSIWHDSILVAGLSLAPGPLVVVPVSILGGRFVHRFGPGPVVALGGVAFGAGVLVWLLRMGSEPGYAGSMLPGQLLTGLGVGLILPSLSGVVGTVLPAARWGAGSSMVNTARQIGTVLGTAVLVAVFAGTPDLADFRRGWLMILATAAMTCAGGLLIAARRRTDHYAEPQAASSTASPASMLAKGIEP; the protein is encoded by the coding sequence ATGACCGACACCGCGCCGAAGCCCGGCCTCGTGCTGCTGGTCGTCTCGACGGCCGCGTTCCTGGCCAGCCTGGACACCTTCATCGTCACGATCGCCTTCCCCGGCATCCGGGCGGCGTTCCCCGGCGACGACCTGGCGACCATGTCGTGGGTGCTCAACGGCTACACGGTGCTGTTCGCCGCCTGCCTCGCCCCGGCCGGGCGGCTGGCCGACCGCTACGGCCGCCGCCGGCTGTTCCTCGCCGGCGTCGCGGTGTTCACCCTCGCCTCGGCGGCCTGCGCGGCCGCGCCGACGATCGACGTGCTGATCGCCTTCCGCGCGGTCCAGGCGATCGGCGCCGCGCTGGTCATGCCGACGTCACTGGCGCTGCTGCTGACGGCGTTCCCGCCGCACCGGCGGCCGATGGCGGTCGGGGTCTGGGCGTCGGTGGGCGCGGCGGCCGCGGCCCTCGGCCCCCCGGTCGGCGGCCTGCTCGTCGAGGCGTCCTGGCGCTGGGTGTTCCTGGTGAACCTGCCGATCTGCGCGGTGACACTGCTGGCCGGGCCGCGGGTGCTGCGCGAGTCCCGGGACACCTCGACCGGCGTCCCGGACCTCCTCGGTGCCGCCGGGCTGCTGGTGGGCGTCGGCGCTTCGGCGTACGCGCTGGTCGAGGCGTCCGACCGCGGCTGGGGCGCGCGGCCGGTGCTGCTGGCGTTCGCGGTGGCCGCCGTCGCGCTGGCCTGGGTCCCGCTGCGCTCGGCGCGGCACCCGGTGCCGGTGCTGGACCTGCCGGCCCTGCGCGTCCCGACGTTGTGGCTGGCCTGCCTGACCACCGGGGTGTTCGCCGCCGGGTTCGCGGCGATGCTGTTCGGCAACGTGCTGTTCCTGACGTCGATCTGGCACGACTCGATCCTGGTGGCCGGGCTGTCCCTGGCGCCGGGCCCGCTGGTGGTGGTCCCGGTGTCGATCCTCGGCGGCCGGTTCGTGCACCGCTTCGGGCCGGGCCCGGTGGTCGCCCTCGGCGGCGTCGCGTTCGGGGCCGGGGTGCTGGTCTGGTTGCTGCGCATGGGATCCGAACCCGGCTACGCGGGGTCGATGCTGCCGGGCCAGCTGCTGACGGGCCTCGGCGTCGGGCTGATCCTGCCGAGCCTGTCGGGGGTGGTCGGCACGGTCCTGCCGGCGGCCCGCTGGGGCGCGGGCTCGTCGATGGTCAACACGGCCCGGCAGATCGGCACGGTCCTGGGCACGGCGGTGCTGGTCGCGGTCTTCGCCGGGACGCCGGACCTGGCGGACTTCCGGCGGGGCTGGCTGATGATCCTGGCCACGGCGGCGATGACGTGCGCCGGCGGCCTGCTGATCGCCGCGCGGCGGCGCACGGACCACTACGCCGAACCCCAGGCCGCGTCCAGCACCGCGAGCCCGGCGTCGATGCTCGCCAAGGGGATCGAGCCGTAG
- a CDS encoding SRPBCC family protein codes for MEPTISRSVTVSADPGTVWSWVTDLPRMGELSPENVGGRWLDGTGPALGARFRGRNRNGELQWWTRVRVVVFEPDRRFAFDVRTPFGSRVSRWEYVLAPVAGGCVVTENWYRIGSWVVRKFMGPRVTGRADRPGYNVRSIEHTLAALKARAEERAAA; via the coding sequence GTGGAACCGACGATTTCGCGCAGTGTGACCGTCTCCGCCGACCCGGGCACGGTGTGGTCGTGGGTCACCGACCTGCCGCGGATGGGCGAGCTGAGCCCGGAGAACGTCGGCGGCCGCTGGCTGGACGGCACCGGCCCGGCTCTCGGCGCGCGGTTCCGCGGCCGCAACCGCAACGGCGAGCTGCAGTGGTGGACGCGGGTGCGGGTGGTCGTGTTCGAGCCGGACCGCCGGTTCGCCTTCGACGTGCGCACGCCGTTCGGCTCGCGGGTTTCGCGGTGGGAGTACGTGCTGGCGCCGGTCGCGGGCGGCTGCGTGGTCACCGAGAACTGGTACCGGATCGGCAGCTGGGTGGTGCGGAAGTTCATGGGGCCGCGCGTCACCGGCCGCGCCGACCGGCCGGGGTACAACGTCCGGTCGATCGAGCACACCCTCGCGGCCCTGAAGGCCCGCGCCGAGGAGCGCGCGGCCGCGTGA